The following nucleotide sequence is from Limimonas halophila.
ACGCAGCTGCGTGGTCAGCGCGGGCGTTTCCACGTCCCAGCTGCCGGTGTCGGAGATGACGCAGACATCGGCGCCCAGCTCCTGCTTGTGCTGTTCCAGGAAGGGCTTGAGGCTCGGGCTGCCGCTTTCCTCCTCGCCCTCGAAGAAGGCCGTGACCTGGACCGGCAGCGTGCCGTGCTCGGCCTGCCAGGCGCGGAAGGCCTCGACGAAGGTCATGAGCTGGCCTTTGTCGTCCACGGCGCCGCGCGCGACCATGCGGCGGCCGTGCGGGCCCTCGACGATCGTGGGCTCGAAGGGGCCGCTGTCCCATTCCTCGACGGGATCGGGCGGCTGCACGTCGTAGTGGCCGTAGTAGAGGAGGTGCGGCGCGTCGCCGCCCGGACCGGGATGGTGGGCGACCACCATGGGATGCCCGGGCGTGTCGCGCACCGAGGCGTCGAAGCCCAGCTCGCGCAACTGCTCGGCCAGCCACTGGGCGGCGCGGCGGGTGTCGGCGTTGTGCGCCGGGTCCGTGCTGATGCTGGGAATGCGCAGAAAGTCCGTCCAGCGCTCCAGCGCCGCCTCGAAGTCCGCGTCCACGCGGGCCAGAACCCGGTCCAGATCGCTCACAGCCACCTCCGAAAGCCGTCAGGCGGACACGGCCGCGTCCTCGCCGTTCGGCGCGCGCGTCGAGTCCCGTGCATCCGCGCCCACCTCGCACAAGCGGTCGAGCACGTCCACAGCAAGGTTCCAGTACCACGCCCGGCGGCTGGGCCGGGCCAGCCCGGTGACGGCCGCGATGAGAATGCGCGCGACGGCCTCGGCGTGCTGTTCGGCGTGGCCCGAGCGGTGGGCGGAGACGGCCGCGCGCAACGGCCCGATCAGCAGGGCATGGTCCCAGGCCGGGTCCTGCACGATGCGCGGGTAGGCGTCCGGCTCGGCGGCGGCCAGCTCCCCCGCGAGGCGCACCGCCGCCTCGGCGTCGCCGCCGCGCACACCGCTTCCGGCGGCGACGCGCAGGTCCTGCACCGCGGCTGGCAGCAGGGTGTCGAAGAGCGCGGCGTGCAGCACGGCCTGCCGCTCGGCGTCCAGGCCGTCGGCGGTGCCGGAGATGCGCGGCGCGAAGGGGACCAACCGCTGCCGCGTGGGGCGGTCCATGGCATCGTTCACCGCGCGCGCGAACCCCGCGACCGCGGGCGAGGCCACCGCCGGCCGGTCGCCGTGTGCCTCGCCGGCCAGATGCGCGACCAGCGCCATCACACAGACGCGGCGGCGCTCCGGGTCGCCGCGGCTGCGCACGAGTTCCACGCCGTCCAGGTAGCGTTCGATCACCGCGTCGTGGGCCATGGCTGGCACCCCCTGCGCTGCGGCGGTGGGGTCCGCCCCCATCCGCCGGGTTTCCCACGAAAAAGAGTGGCGCAGCCTGCCTGGTTCGCCAACCCACCCGACGTGTTTGGTCACCCCGTCCGGCGGATGACCGTCAGCCCGGCGAATCCAGCTCCTGCTGGCGCTGGAAGGCCGCCTGGATCTCGGCGTCCGCCTCGCGCTGTTCGGGCGCGCTGCCGAAGCTGGACAGCTCCAGCTCCAGGGCCCGCAAAAGCGCGCGGGCGACGTCGGCCTTGCCCTGTTCGTACGCCTGTTCGTGCGCGCGGACGATCTTGTCGCCCAGCCGCCGCGGCTCGTCGGTCATGCCCGATCCTCCCTCCGGCGCGTGGCGTGTCCGCCGCCCGCGCATACGCGCCATGCCGTTAACAGTTTGCATACGCGCCGTCCGCATCATGGCGCATGCAGCCGTCGGGCGACAATGCGCGGCTGCCGTGGACCTGGCGGGCGTCGAGACCAACCGGCGTGGGGAGACAGCGACCGCATGACACCGGATGCCCCGACCACCGCGCGCGAACGCCGCAAACACCGACGCGTCCGCGTGCTCTGGAGCGCGCGCCTGCGCTTCCCCGAGGAAACGGCAGAGCTGAACTGCACGGTCGCCAACGTCTCCGGCGGCGGCGCCAAGCTGACGCACGTGGCCTGGCCCGCGGGCGAGGAAGCGCGCGTCGTGGACCGGCTGGAGCCGGGCGTGGCGGTGCGCCTGAGCATCGCGGGCACGGCCGAGATCCCAGCCGAGGTGGTGTGGTGCGCACGCGGGCGCATGGGCGTCCAGTTCCACCTCCCGGCGGCGGACGTGGCGGCGCGCCTGGGCCAGACGGTGGACCTGCGGAACCCCTGAGCGACACGCCACGGTTGAGCGGCGTCATCACCCCGGCAAACGGCGCGCGGATTAACGTGCCATTAAGCGCGCACCGGTTTGATGGTGTGCGGCGAATCGACAAGCGAACGAGCGGCCATGAACGGGCGACCGGACCCCAGCCACCAGGTCGGCTGCACGGAACTCAACGCGGCGGAACTCAAGCGCATCCTCCGCTCGCACCAGGCGTTCGTGAACCGCAAGCCCGGCGGGCAGCGGGCGATGCTGCAGTTCCACGACCTGAGCAACCTGGACCTCTCGGGCTACGATCTCTCCGAGGCCGACCTGACCGGCGCCGTCCTGCGCCGCTCGCGCCTGGACGACGTGCAGCTGCGCGGCGCCAACCTCTTCGGCGCCGACCTGCGCATGACGCGCCTGCACCGCGCCAACCTGACGCGGGCCGACCTGCGCGGCGCCTCGCTGCGCGGCGCGGACATGACGGACGCCGTGGTCTACGACGCCGACATCCGCGAGGCGCAGCTCGCCCACTACGACGAGGCCGGCAACCCCCAGACCACGGAGTTCGAGGCCCTGCCCGCCGAGCTGTCGTCGATCACCGCGCGCGGCGCCGACTTTTCGCGCGCGCAGATGGGTCAGGCGATGGCGCTGAAGACGGACTTTTCCGACGCGCGGCTGTGCAACGCCAACTTCCGCAACGCCGACCTGCGCCGGTCCATCCTGGTGGGCGCGGCGATGGAGGGCGCGGACCTGTCCAGCGCCAACCTGGGCGAGTGCAAGCTCACGGGCGCGGTGCTCACCGACGCCGACATCCGCGGCGCCAAGTTCCAGAACGCGGACATCCGCGGCGCCATTCTTGACGACGACGCCGGCGACGCGCCCGAGTTCTTCGACGCGGTGAAGCCGGCGACGTCGGCCGAGCTGGTCCAGCGCATCGACCGCATGCTCAACGACCACGCCGCCTGGGTGAGCACCTCCTCGCGCGAGGGCGAACGCGCGGACCTTTCCGACGCGGATCTTCGGGGCTTCCGCAAGCCGGGCGTCAACCTGGCCGCGGCGGTGATGGAGCGCATCGTGCTCAAGAACGCGGTGCTGATCGCCGCGGAGCTGCCCATGGCGCAGCTGGCGTTCGCCGACCTGCGCGGCGCGCACCTGGCGCAGGCCAATCTGCGCGGCGCCGACCTGCAGCGGGCCGTGCTGCGCGGGGCGGACCTGCGGGAAGCGCGCCTGGGACCGGTGCGCAACGTCGGCCGCGACCAGCACACCTGCCCGGCCAACCTGGCCCACGCCAAGCTGGCGGAGTGCACCCTGGCCGGGGCGGACCTGAACGAGGCCTGCCTCTTCGGCGCCGACCTCTCGGACAGCGACCTGACGGGCGCCCAGCTTACCCGCGCCGACCTGCGCCAAGCCAACCTGACCCGCGCCCAGGTGGACAAGGGCAGCCTGCGCAAGGCCTACCGGGATCGGTGACGCGGCGGCCGCGGCCGCTTACGCCTGCCCAACCGCTGCTGGTTATCCCGCCTCGGCCACGCGATCGTCGCAAACGCCAACCTCGATCCGCGCGCCGAGTTCCGCGAAGGCGGCATCAAGGTGATCCAGGCGCGAGGCGTGGTTGAGGTCGAGCAGACGGTCGACCTGCGGCCGATGCCAGTGCAGCCGCCGCGCGAGCGCCCAGCAGACGGGGTCAAGCTGCCAACAGCTTGTCGACGTAGGCGGGGACCACCTCGGTCGCGGGGCCGTGGTGGTGGTCGTGGAAGGCGCTGGATGCGTCGGATGGTTCGAGGTTGAGTTCGACGCAGTGGGCGCCGGCGCCGAAGCGGGCCTGCTGCACGAAGCCGGCGGCGGGCTGAACCGCGCCCGAGGTGCCGACGGCGAGGAAGTGGCTGCAGGTGTCGAGCGCGGCGAAGATGCGCTCCAGCTCCAGCGGCATCTCGCCGAACCACACGACCTGGGGGCGCATGCCGCCGGCTTCGCCGCAACTCGGGCAGGCGGTGGCCGTGTCCATGTCCGCGCGCCAGTCGTGAACCGCGCGGCAGTGCAGGCACAGCGCCTTCAGGATCTCGCCGTGCATGTGGATCAGGTTCTGCTGCCCGGCGCGGTCGTGCAGGTCGTCGATGTTCTGGGTGACGACCAGGACCTCGCCTGGCCACTCGCGCTCCAGGCGCACCAGCGCGTCGTGCGCGGCGTTGGGCCGCACGTCGCCGGTCAAGAGCTGGCGCCGCCGGTCGTTGTAGAAGCGGTGGACGAAGTCGGGCTGGCGGCGGAAGGCGTCGGGCGTCGCCACGTCCTCCAGCGACACCCGGGACCAGATCCCGCCTTCGTCGCGGAAGGTGTCGAGGCCGGACTCCTTCGAGATCCCGGCGCCCGTCAGCACAACGATGGGTCCTGCATCTTTCGACATGGCGGCACGGATGCTAAAGCACGTCCCCAAGGTGGGGGAACCCCGCGCCACGGACCTTGAGCCAACCGCATGCGTCTTCTCTTCGTCTGCACCGGGAACATCTGCCGCTCGCCCACGGCCGAGGCGGTCGTGCGCCGCATGGCGACCGACGCGGGCGTGGCCCACGACCTCGTGCTGGAATCCGCCGGCACGGGCGACTGGCACGTGGGCGAGGCGCCCGACCCGCGCGCGGTCAAGGCCGCCAAGAAGCGCGGCTACGACCTGCGCGGCATCCGCGCGCGTCAGGTGCGCCCCGCGGACTTCGAGGAATTCGACGTCATCCTGGCGATGACGGGCGGCCATATGGCCGACCTGGAGCGCATGTGCCCGCGTGGGGCGCGCGCCGAGTTGCGCATGATGCTTGCCCACGCGCCCAAAGCCACGCACCGCGACGTGCCCGATCCCTACTACGGCGACGCGCGCGGCTTCGAGACCATGCTGGACCTGATCGAGGAAAGCGCGCGCGGCCTGCTGGCGGACGTCGCGCGGTCATGACGCTGACGGCCGAGCAGGCGGCGCGCGTAACCGCCACGACGGGCGCCGAGGTGGTGCGCCGCCGCCCCCTGCCCGGCGGCTGCATCGCCGAGGTGCTGCGCCTCGACCTCGACAGCGGCGGCAGCGTTGTCGCCAAGATCGCGCCGCGCGGCGGGCTCTCCACCGAAGCCTACATGCTGCGCACCCTGGCCGAGCGCTCGCCCCTGCGCGTGCCCGCGGTGCTGCGCGCCGACGACGACCTGCTGGTGCTGGAGCACCTGGACGCCGGCGGCCGGCTGGACCGCGCGGCGCAGGAAGACGCCGCGGCCCACATCGCCGCGCTGCACGGCGTCACCGGCCCCTATTTCGGGCTGGAGCGCGACACCCTGATCGGGCCGCTGCACCAGCCCAACCCGCCCACCGAGGGCTGGGTCGACTTCTTCCGCGAGAACCGCCTGCTCTACATGGTGGAGGTGGCGCGCGACGCCGGCAGCCTGCCCGGCCGCACCAAGCGCGTGCTGGAACGCCTCGCCGCCAAGCTGGAAAGCTACATCGAGGAGCCGGCGGCGCCCGCGCTGATCCACGGCGATCTGTGGACGGGCAACGTCCTGGCGAAGGACGGCCGCATCACCGGCTTCGTCGATCCCGCGATCTACTACGCCGACCCCGAGATCGAGCTGGCGTTTTCCACGCTCTTCGGCACCTTCGGCGAGCCCTTCTTCCGGCGCTACGACGCGCTGATGGGCGTGCGCGAGGGTTTCTTCGAGGTGCGCCGCGACCTCTACAACCTCTACCCACTCCTGGTGCACGCGGCGTTGTTCGGCGGCGGCTACGCCCAGGAGGTCCACCGCGTCGCGGAG
It contains:
- a CDS encoding fructosamine kinase family protein, which codes for MTLTAEQAARVTATTGAEVVRRRPLPGGCIAEVLRLDLDSGGSVVAKIAPRGGLSTEAYMLRTLAERSPLRVPAVLRADDDLLVLEHLDAGGRLDRAAQEDAAAHIAALHGVTGPYFGLERDTLIGPLHQPNPPTEGWVDFFRENRLLYMVEVARDAGSLPGRTKRVLERLAAKLESYIEEPAAPALIHGDLWTGNVLAKDGRITGFVDPAIYYADPEIELAFSTLFGTFGEPFFRRYDALMGVREGFFEVRRDLYNLYPLLVHAALFGGGYAQEVHRVAERYA
- a CDS encoding pentapeptide repeat-containing protein, which produces MNGRPDPSHQVGCTELNAAELKRILRSHQAFVNRKPGGQRAMLQFHDLSNLDLSGYDLSEADLTGAVLRRSRLDDVQLRGANLFGADLRMTRLHRANLTRADLRGASLRGADMTDAVVYDADIREAQLAHYDEAGNPQTTEFEALPAELSSITARGADFSRAQMGQAMALKTDFSDARLCNANFRNADLRRSILVGAAMEGADLSSANLGECKLTGAVLTDADIRGAKFQNADIRGAILDDDAGDAPEFFDAVKPATSAELVQRIDRMLNDHAAWVSTSSREGERADLSDADLRGFRKPGVNLAAAVMERIVLKNAVLIAAELPMAQLAFADLRGAHLAQANLRGADLQRAVLRGADLREARLGPVRNVGRDQHTCPANLAHAKLAECTLAGADLNEACLFGADLSDSDLTGAQLTRADLRQANLTRAQVDKGSLRKAYRDR
- a CDS encoding NAD-dependent deacylase, whose protein sequence is MSKDAGPIVVLTGAGISKESGLDTFRDEGGIWSRVSLEDVATPDAFRRQPDFVHRFYNDRRRQLLTGDVRPNAAHDALVRLEREWPGEVLVVTQNIDDLHDRAGQQNLIHMHGEILKALCLHCRAVHDWRADMDTATACPSCGEAGGMRPQVVWFGEMPLELERIFAALDTCSHFLAVGTSGAVQPAAGFVQQARFGAGAHCVELNLEPSDASSAFHDHHHGPATEVVPAYVDKLLAA
- a CDS encoding PilZ domain-containing protein; the encoded protein is MTPDAPTTARERRKHRRVRVLWSARLRFPEETAELNCTVANVSGGGAKLTHVAWPAGEEARVVDRLEPGVAVRLSIAGTAEIPAEVVWCARGRMGVQFHLPAADVAARLGQTVDLRNP
- a CDS encoding low molecular weight protein-tyrosine-phosphatase, whose protein sequence is MRLLFVCTGNICRSPTAEAVVRRMATDAGVAHDLVLESAGTGDWHVGEAPDPRAVKAAKKRGYDLRGIRARQVRPADFEEFDVILAMTGGHMADLERMCPRGARAELRMMLAHAPKATHRDVPDPYYGDARGFETMLDLIEESARGLLADVARS